In bacterium, the sequence CAGCTGGTTCCCGAATCGGGAGAAGTCCCGGGCCTGGTTGGGGCCCGACGGGCTGTTCCTGCTGTGGCCGCAGGCGGCCCACGATGTTCAGGCACTGCTGGAAGCCGATCAGTTGGCCGGCATCCCCAAGGCGCCTGAGACGATGCTCGATCTGCTGCTCGAGGCCGGAGTCTTCGTACGGCAGCCGGACGGTGCCTCGACCTGGTTCGTCCTGCCGCCGGAGTTGAAGACCGCTGCGGAGGCGGTGAAGCTGGCATCGCCGGCGATCCTGCTGCACGGCGTCGCGCCGCCGGCGGAGCCCCTGGCCATCTCATTGGTCTGCCCACCTGGCGCCACGCGGACCACCCAGAAGACGCCAGCGACTGCACCGGCGCCGGCTCCCGCACCGCCGCCCGGCACCCAGTTCTCATTGCTCGATGCCACCGACGTGGCCACTTCACCGGCCGTTCGCACATCACCGCCGCCGGTTTCACAGACCCCGGCACCGCCCCCTGCTGTCGTCGCCAACCTGGCAGTCCCGTTGCCGCCCCCTCCACCCTCCCCGCCGCAGGCCGCGGCGCCCACCTTCAAGCTGAACGCGCCCATGCGCCTGAACCCGGCCGTGCGCGATGCCCTCGCGGCCATCGTCAGCACCCTCAATGGGCCGGGCAGCGCAGCGGCCGCGGCACCCATCGCGGCCGGCATGTTCGTGCCGCTGGCTGAACTGGAACGGCGTGGCGTGCAGCCAGCGCTGGCGGGTCGGGCGCTGGCCGATGTCGGCCTGCTGGTGCATTCCAGGCGGGATGGCCCGGCCACCGTCACGGCCGACTTCCGCGGCGAGCCGACCGTTGGGCTGGTCGTCGCCCCAGCCTGCATCGAAGGTTTCGACCCTGCCGCCTTCGAGCCGGCTGCGCAAGTGGAGCCCTGACATGCTGATGCGCCGCTACGAGATGCCCTGGCGGCGCCCCTACGAGGTGTACGCCGCCGCCGTCTGGGCATCCGCCCTGCTGTTCTTCGCCGTGACCGGCGGGCTGGGCCTGCTCCCGCGACAGCTCGCACTCCCGATCGCCGCGTTCTGCCTGGCGATGGGCGTCCTTCGGCTGGCGCAGGGCGTTCACACCCTGGTGCTGCGCGCCTCGCTGTCCGGCCGCGGCATCCAGGTGCTGAGCACACGGGCCGTCGCACGCTGGACCGAGAAGCCTGACGCGGTGTTCCTGGGCTTCGGCTTCGAGTGGCGGCCCGTCCACTCGCAGCGTCTCTACGAACTGGCCAAGGTCGACTACCGCGAGTTCACCGTGTCGCCCCGCCTGCTGCAGGTGCTGGGCTACGACGCACGCCCGCAACCCGATGCAGAGATCGGCCTGCCCTACATCCATGGCGTCGAGCCACGCGAGGTGGCCCTGCACCGGCCGCTGCAGAACTTCGAAGGCGGTACCTTGCTGGTGGGCACCACCCAGTCCGGCAAGGGCGTGGCGCTGGCCAACCTGGTGACGCA encodes:
- a CDS encoding TraI domain-containing protein translates to SWFPNREKSRAWLGPDGLFLLWPQAAHDVQALLEADQLAGIPKAPETMLDLLLEAGVFVRQPDGASTWFVLPPELKTAAEAVKLASPAILLHGVAPPAEPLAISLVCPPGATRTTQKTPATAPAPAPAPPPGTQFSLLDATDVATSPAVRTSPPPVSQTPAPPPAVVANLAVPLPPPPPSPPQAAAPTFKLNAPMRLNPAVRDALAAIVSTLNGPGSAAAAAPIAAGMFVPLAELERRGVQPALAGRALADVGLLVHSRRDGPATVTADFRGEPTVGLVVAPACIEGFDPAAFEPAAQVEP
- a CDS encoding conjugal transfer protein TraD, with the translated sequence MLMRRYEMPWRRPYEVYAAAVWASALLFFAVTGGLGLLPRQLALPIAAFCLAMGVLRLAQGVHTLVLRASLSGRGIQVLSTRAVARWTEKPDAVFLGFGFEWRPVHSQRLYELAKVDYREFTVSPRLLQVLGYDARPQPDAEIGLPYIHGVEPREVALHRPLQNFEGGTLLVGTTQSGKGVALANLVTQAVRRGDVVIVIDPKNSRRLKRVTQRACEDWRDPDTFLEFHPAFPEAGVRLDFTFNWQKP